In Hyphomicrobiales bacterium, the following are encoded in one genomic region:
- the tsaA gene encoding tRNA (N6-threonylcarbamoyladenosine(37)-N6)-methyltransferase TrmO: MTDPARPGEITLDFDPAELTPDAGVVFIGRVRTPWSERKDCPRNTETSLASGTTQTLEIDEPYRPGLQGLDEASHLFVLYWMHHARRDLIVQTPNHKPGLRGVFSLRSPVRPNPIALARVEILNLDIDAGRIEIRGIDCLDGTPIVDVKPWFASNDSAFADK, translated from the coding sequence ATGACCGATCCTGCCCGCCCCGGCGAAATCACCCTCGACTTCGATCCCGCCGAGCTGACCCCCGACGCCGGCGTCGTCTTCATCGGTCGTGTTCGCACGCCGTGGAGCGAGCGCAAGGACTGCCCGCGCAACACCGAGACCTCGCTTGCAAGCGGTACAACACAAACGCTCGAGATTGACGAGCCCTACCGGCCCGGCCTGCAGGGGCTGGACGAGGCCAGCCATCTCTTCGTACTTTACTGGATGCACCACGCCCGCCGCGATCTGATCGTCCAGACCCCCAACCACAAGCCGGGCCTGCGCGGCGTCTTCTCCCTGCGCTCGCCGGTGCGGCCGAACCCGATCGCGCTTGCCCGCGTCGAGATCCTCAATCTCGACATCGACGCCGGCCGCATCGAGATCCGCGGCATCGACTGCCTCGACGGCACCCCGATCGTCGACGTGAAGCCCTGGTTCGCCAGCAACGATTCCGCCTTCGCTGACAAGTAA
- a CDS encoding sarcosine oxidase subunit gamma, giving the protein MVELTRRSPLSHRSPLLTPDCTCCIGERPFLGKLVLRCDPADAAALEPVLGTALPHASPQTTATDELTVLWLGPDEWMIVTAPNAEADLAARIEEALAGKPHQVVAVSDYYTVIEIGGSHAREALAKLTALDMHERAFKEGEVRGTVFAKAQAVIHMRSGTPKPAFDLYIRWSMADYLWCLLADAGHEFGMRTEQPIGGERLVI; this is encoded by the coding sequence ATGGTTGAGTTGACCCGCCGCTCGCCGCTCTCCCACCGCTCGCCGCTGCTGACCCCGGATTGCACCTGCTGCATCGGTGAACGCCCGTTCCTCGGCAAGCTCGTCCTGCGTTGCGACCCCGCCGACGCCGCCGCGCTCGAACCGGTGCTCGGCACCGCGCTGCCGCACGCGTCACCGCAGACCACAGCGACGGATGAGCTCACCGTTCTCTGGCTCGGCCCGGACGAGTGGATGATCGTCACCGCGCCGAACGCGGAAGCCGATCTCGCGGCCCGCATCGAGGAGGCGCTTGCCGGCAAGCCGCACCAGGTGGTCGCTGTCAGCGACTATTACACGGTGATCGAGATTGGCGGCAGCCACGCCCGCGAGGCGCTGGCCAAGCTGACCGCGCTTGATATGCACGAGCGCGCCTTCAAGGAAGGCGAAGTGCGCGGCACCGTGTTCGCCAAGGCCCAGGCGGTCATCCACATGCGCAGCGGCACGCCAAAGCCGGCCTTCGACCTCTATATCCGCTGGTCGATGGCCGACTATCTGTGGTGCCTTCTCGCCGATGCCGGCCATGAGTTCGGCATGCGCACCGAACAGCCGATCGGTGGCGAACGGCTTGTGATTTAG
- a CDS encoding sarcosine oxidase subunit alpha yields MTTEPFRLAHGGIIDRGTPVRFRFDGTEYQGCAGDTLASALIANGVHFVARSFKYHRPRGIVGAGPEDPAGLVQIGRGAETDPDTRVTEQEIWDGLEAFPQNCWPSLKYDVYAVNDWFSRFFSAGFYYKTFIGPPGSWETFEPLVRNSAGMGVAPDGPDPDSYESTNRHCDVLVIGAGPAGLMAALSAARSGARVILAEETAALGGRLLSLPADGPDALSLDGMKPTEWVEKARAELAEHPEATVLTRTAAIGYYAQNFVALWEKVSDHLAPGARLSSQPRQRLWRIRAKEVVLATGGIERAMVFHKNDRPGVMLASAVRTYMHRYAAMPGQNPVIFTNNDSAWATAFDLHDAGARVAAIVDSREACAPELMEMAAKRNIPTRMNSVVVDTNGRHRITDLVVARRKGKGIGPILESIEADLLAMSSGWSPNVALFAQSRGQLRWDDEMASFRPGTSWQKATSAGSANGTATLAGCLLEGAEVGAAAATRAGFSIEPAAIPGIAHMEPEPRGIEALWFAPHDEPPGKTKAFVDLQDDVKVADLQLAVREGYASVEHAKRYTTMGMGNDQGKISNLNAFGIIADALGKTIPEVGTTTFRQPWKPIAFGALAGQHVGGHFQPRRTTPMHEWHRKANATFEPVGDWLRARAYPQPGESFHDAVQRESKATRRTAGVLDASTLGKIDIRGKDARTFLNRVYTNAWSKLAPGRCRYGLMLGEDGMVFDDGVTSCIADDHFHMTTTTGGAARVLTWLEDYLQTEWPDLDVYLTSVTEEWAVASISGPKAADIVAAVCDDFDPETLPFMSWTTAHVGGIPVRVFHISFTGETSFEINIPATYGLALWEHILDIGWPMGLTPYGTETMHLLRAEKGFIIVGQETDGTMTPGDLRMDWIVSQKKGDFIGKRSLSRTDTVRTDRKQLVGLLTEDPNEVLMEGAQIIGTPHEPAPPVPMLGHVTSSYMSPNLGRSIAMGVVKSGGARMGETVYIARNGKAPLPATITETDFLGMTEDKANG; encoded by the coding sequence ATGACGACCGAACCTTTTCGCCTCGCCCATGGCGGCATCATCGACCGCGGCACGCCGGTGCGCTTCCGCTTCGACGGCACCGAGTATCAGGGCTGTGCCGGCGACACGCTTGCTTCCGCGCTGATCGCCAACGGCGTCCATTTCGTCGCCCGCTCGTTCAAATATCACCGCCCGCGCGGCATCGTCGGCGCCGGCCCGGAAGACCCGGCGGGTCTCGTCCAGATCGGACGTGGCGCGGAAACCGACCCCGACACGCGGGTCACGGAGCAGGAAATATGGGATGGTCTGGAAGCCTTCCCGCAGAACTGCTGGCCGTCCCTTAAATACGATGTATACGCTGTAAACGACTGGTTTTCCCGTTTCTTTTCAGCAGGTTTTTACTACAAGACATTCATCGGCCCTCCGGGATCCTGGGAGACTTTCGAGCCGCTCGTGCGCAATTCCGCCGGCATGGGCGTGGCGCCTGACGGCCCCGATCCGGACAGCTACGAGTCGACAAACCGCCATTGCGACGTTCTCGTGATCGGCGCCGGCCCGGCCGGCCTGATGGCCGCGCTGTCCGCCGCACGTTCCGGCGCCCGCGTCATCCTCGCCGAAGAAACCGCGGCGCTTGGCGGACGTCTCCTGAGTTTGCCCGCCGACGGCCCCGATGCGCTGTCCCTCGACGGCATGAAGCCGACGGAGTGGGTCGAAAAGGCCCGCGCCGAACTCGCCGAGCATCCAGAAGCAACCGTGCTCACCCGCACCGCGGCAATCGGCTACTACGCGCAGAACTTCGTCGCCCTTTGGGAGAAGGTCAGCGACCATCTCGCCCCCGGCGCCCGTCTGAGCTCGCAGCCGCGCCAGCGCCTGTGGCGCATCCGTGCCAAGGAAGTGGTGCTGGCGACCGGCGGTATCGAGCGCGCCATGGTGTTCCACAAGAACGACCGCCCCGGCGTCATGCTGGCAAGCGCCGTGCGCACCTATATGCACCGCTATGCGGCAATGCCCGGCCAGAACCCGGTCATCTTCACGAACAACGATTCCGCCTGGGCGACCGCCTTCGACCTGCACGATGCCGGTGCCCGCGTTGCGGCCATCGTCGATTCCCGCGAGGCCTGCGCCCCCGAGCTCATGGAAATGGCGGCGAAGCGCAACATCCCGACGCGCATGAACAGCGTCGTCGTCGACACCAACGGCCGCCACCGCATCACCGACCTCGTGGTTGCCCGCCGCAAGGGCAAGGGCATCGGCCCGATCCTTGAATCCATCGAAGCCGACCTGCTCGCAATGTCGAGCGGCTGGTCGCCAAATGTCGCCCTGTTCGCCCAGTCGCGCGGCCAGCTGCGCTGGGACGACGAGATGGCGTCCTTCCGGCCCGGCACGTCGTGGCAGAAGGCCACCTCGGCCGGCAGCGCCAACGGCACGGCGACGCTTGCCGGCTGCCTGCTCGAAGGCGCCGAGGTCGGTGCGGCCGCCGCAACGCGCGCCGGTTTTTCCATCGAACCGGCCGCCATTCCCGGCATCGCCCACATGGAACCCGAACCGCGCGGCATCGAAGCGTTGTGGTTCGCGCCGCATGACGAGCCCCCCGGCAAGACCAAGGCGTTTGTCGACCTGCAGGACGACGTCAAGGTCGCCGACCTGCAACTCGCCGTGCGCGAAGGCTATGCCTCGGTCGAACACGCCAAGCGCTACACGACGATGGGCATGGGCAATGACCAGGGCAAGATCTCGAATCTGAACGCCTTCGGCATCATCGCCGATGCCCTCGGCAAGACGATCCCGGAAGTCGGCACCACCACCTTCCGCCAACCCTGGAAGCCGATCGCCTTCGGCGCCCTTGCCGGCCAGCATGTCGGCGGCCATTTCCAACCGCGCCGCACCACGCCGATGCATGAGTGGCATCGCAAGGCCAATGCGACCTTCGAGCCGGTCGGAGATTGGTTGCGCGCCCGCGCCTATCCGCAGCCCGGCGAGAGCTTCCACGACGCCGTGCAGCGGGAATCGAAGGCGACCCGTCGCACCGCCGGCGTGCTCGATGCCTCGACGCTGGGCAAGATCGACATTCGCGGCAAGGACGCCCGCACCTTCCTCAACCGCGTCTACACCAACGCCTGGTCGAAGCTCGCCCCGGGTCGCTGCCGCTACGGCCTGATGCTCGGCGAGGACGGCATGGTGTTCGACGACGGCGTCACCTCCTGCATCGCCGACGATCACTTCCACATGACGACGACGACCGGCGGCGCCGCCCGCGTGCTGACCTGGCTTGAGGACTATCTGCAGACCGAATGGCCCGACCTCGACGTCTATCTGACCAGCGTCACCGAGGAATGGGCAGTCGCCTCGATTTCCGGTCCGAAAGCGGCCGACATCGTCGCCGCCGTCTGCGACGACTTCGATCCCGAGACCTTGCCCTTCATGAGCTGGACGACGGCTCATGTCGGCGGCATCCCGGTGCGCGTGTTCCACATCTCGTTTACCGGCGAGACCTCGTTCGAGATCAACATCCCGGCGACCTATGGCCTGGCGCTGTGGGAGCATATTCTGGATATCGGCTGGCCGATGGGCCTCACGCCCTACGGCACCGAGACCATGCACCTGTTGCGCGCCGAAAAGGGCTTCATCATCGTCGGACAGGAGACCGACGGCACGATGACGCCGGGCGATCTCCGCATGGACTGGATCGTCAGCCAGAAGAAGGGCGACTTCATCGGCAAGCGCTCTCTGAGCCGGACCGACACCGTCCGCACCGACCGCAAGCAGCTCGTCGGCCTTCTCACCGAGGACCCGAACGAGGTGCTGATGGAAGGCGCGCAGATCATCGGCACGCCGCATGAGCCGGCCCCGCCAGTGCCCATGCTCGGCCACGTCACATCGAGCTATATGAGCCCCAATCTCGGCCGCTCGATTGCCATGGGCGTGGTCAAATCGGGTGGCGCGCGCATGGGCGAGACGGTCTATATCGCCCGAAACGGCAAGGCGCCGCTGCCCGCCACCATCACCGAAACCGACTTTCTGGGCATGACGGAGGACAAGGCCAATGGTTGA
- a CDS encoding sarcosine oxidase subunit delta family protein encodes MFVITCPYCGPRDQTEFAYAGEAHIARPKEPEKLSDEEWADFVFLRTNTKGVFAERWNHAAGCRRYFNALRNTATDEFLAVYEMGAKPPAIDAANPATPCGELIGSGNDAVKIESTRTIADAAPKAPTGIMGEGA; translated from the coding sequence ATGTTTGTCATCACCTGCCCCTATTGCGGCCCGCGCGACCAGACCGAGTTCGCCTATGCCGGCGAAGCGCATATCGCCCGTCCGAAAGAGCCCGAAAAGCTCAGCGACGAGGAATGGGCCGACTTCGTCTTCCTGCGCACAAACACCAAGGGCGTGTTCGCCGAGCGCTGGAACCACGCCGCCGGCTGCCGGCGCTACTTCAACGCGCTGCGCAACACCGCGACCGACGAATTCCTCGCCGTCTACGAAATGGGTGCCAAACCGCCGGCGATCGACGCCGCGAACCCGGCGACGCCCTGCGGCGAACTGATCGGCTCCGGCAACGACGCCGTGAAGATCGAAAGCACCCGGACGATCGCCGACGCCGCCCCCAAGGCTCCGACCGGCATCATGGGAGAGGGCGCATGA
- a CDS encoding sarcosine oxidase subunit beta, with protein MAEYSLFSLLREGLRGHTGWQPAWRAPEPKASYDAVIIGGGGHGLATAYYLAKEHGMTDIAVIEKGWIGGGNAGRNTTIIRSNYLYDESAAIYDHALDLWKTLAQELNYNIMMSHRGVLNLAHDEGEARQLKRRVEANRLNGVDAEWLDPKQVKEFCPILNISPDIRYPVIGATLQRSGGTNRHDGVVWGYARAADKLGVDVIQNCEVTGLKIEEGRVTGLETTRGTIHTPKIASVTAGHTSVVAKMAGIRLPIESHPLQALVSEPLKPVNPCVVMSNAVHAYCSQSDKGELVIGAGIDAHLSYTQRGSLDIIEHQMGSMIEMFPIFSRLRMMRQWGGIVDVCPDASPIITKTPVKGFYVNGGWGTGGWKATPGSGHVFADLIANDEPNAIAAPFTLDRFYSGALVAEHGAAAVAH; from the coding sequence ATGGCCGAATATTCGCTTTTCTCTTTGCTGCGTGAGGGGTTGCGGGGACATACCGGGTGGCAGCCCGCCTGGCGCGCGCCGGAACCCAAGGCCTCCTACGATGCCGTCATCATCGGCGGCGGCGGACATGGGCTCGCAACCGCCTATTATCTCGCCAAGGAACACGGCATGACCGACATCGCCGTGATCGAAAAGGGCTGGATCGGCGGCGGCAATGCCGGGCGCAACACCACGATCATCCGCTCTAACTATCTCTACGACGAATCGGCCGCGATCTACGACCACGCGCTGGACCTTTGGAAGACGCTTGCCCAGGAACTCAACTACAACATCATGATGAGCCATCGCGGCGTCCTCAACCTCGCCCATGACGAGGGCGAGGCGCGCCAGTTGAAGCGGCGCGTCGAGGCCAACCGGCTGAACGGCGTCGACGCCGAATGGCTCGACCCCAAGCAGGTCAAGGAATTCTGCCCGATCCTCAACATCTCGCCGGACATCCGCTATCCGGTGATCGGTGCCACCCTGCAGCGCTCCGGCGGCACCAATCGCCACGACGGCGTCGTCTGGGGCTATGCCCGCGCCGCCGACAAGCTTGGCGTCGACGTCATCCAGAACTGCGAAGTCACCGGGCTGAAGATCGAGGAAGGACGCGTCACCGGTCTGGAGACGACGCGCGGCACGATCCACACGCCGAAGATCGCCAGCGTCACCGCCGGCCACACCAGCGTCGTCGCGAAGATGGCCGGCATCCGCCTGCCGATCGAGAGCCACCCGCTGCAGGCGCTGGTTTCCGAACCGCTCAAACCCGTGAACCCCTGCGTCGTCATGTCGAACGCGGTGCACGCCTATTGCTCGCAGTCGGACAAGGGCGAACTCGTCATCGGCGCCGGCATCGACGCGCATCTGAGCTACACCCAGCGCGGTTCGCTCGACATCATCGAGCATCAGATGGGGTCGATGATCGAGATGTTCCCGATCTTCTCGCGGCTCAGAATGATGCGCCAATGGGGCGGTATCGTCGACGTCTGCCCGGATGCGAGCCCGATCATCACCAAGACGCCGGTGAAGGGTTTCTACGTCAATGGCGGCTGGGGCACCGGCGGCTGGAAGGCGACGCCCGGCTCCGGCCACGTCTTCGCCGACCTTATCGCCAATGACGAGCCGAACGCCATTGCAGCGCCCTTCACCCTCGACCGCTTCTATTCCGGCGCCCTCGTCGCCGAGCACGGCGCCGCCGCCGTCGCACACTAG
- a CDS encoding permease yields the protein MANERVERAGVLSSLPKIDRVWVFLALAFAVLAAIDSTQAAKSIEFTIRALIGVSPFLLLSIGVAAYAKASGADNLIARAFSGHPAWMIVAASLMGALSPFCSCGVIPLIAALLSMGVPLPAVMAFWLASPIMDPSMFVLTVGTLGTTFALFKTFAAVAMGMIGGYGTWALLSSGAFATPLREGVGNGGCGASAVRNPSEVHWQFWNEPDRRTKFRQNALQNLNFLGKWLTLAFFLESLMVAYVPADMVVSLVGGESIMPIILATLVGVPAYLNGYAALPLVSGLIDQGMAPGAGMAFLLAGGVTSIPAAIAVFALARLPVFLTYLAFALIGSLALGLLFNAMA from the coding sequence ATGGCGAATGAACGGGTTGAACGCGCGGGCGTGTTGTCGTCCCTGCCGAAGATCGATCGGGTCTGGGTGTTCCTCGCTCTTGCCTTCGCCGTGCTGGCGGCGATCGACTCCACCCAGGCGGCAAAGTCGATCGAGTTCACCATTCGCGCGCTGATCGGCGTGTCGCCCTTCCTGCTGCTTTCGATCGGCGTTGCGGCCTACGCCAAGGCCTCGGGCGCCGACAATCTGATCGCCCGCGCCTTTTCCGGCCACCCGGCCTGGATGATCGTCGCCGCCTCGCTGATGGGCGCCCTGTCGCCGTTCTGCTCCTGCGGCGTCATTCCGCTGATCGCGGCACTGCTGTCGATGGGCGTGCCGCTACCCGCCGTGATGGCCTTCTGGCTCGCCTCGCCGATCATGGATCCGTCCATGTTCGTGCTGACCGTCGGCACGCTTGGCACCACTTTCGCGCTCTTCAAGACCTTCGCGGCCGTCGCCATGGGCATGATCGGCGGCTACGGCACCTGGGCCCTGCTGTCGTCCGGCGCGTTCGCGACCCCGCTGCGCGAAGGCGTCGGCAATGGCGGCTGCGGCGCCTCCGCCGTGCGCAATCCGAGCGAAGTGCACTGGCAGTTCTGGAACGAACCGGACCGCCGCACGAAATTCCGCCAGAACGCCCTGCAGAATCTCAATTTCCTCGGCAAATGGCTGACCCTCGCCTTCTTCCTCGAAAGCCTCATGGTCGCCTATGTGCCCGCCGACATGGTCGTGTCTCTGGTCGGCGGCGAGAGCATCATGCCGATCATCCTCGCCACCCTCGTCGGCGTGCCGGCCTATCTGAACGGCTATGCCGCCTTGCCGCTGGTCTCCGGGCTGATCGATCAGGGCATGGCGCCCGGCGCCGGCATGGCGTTCCTGCTGGCCGGCGGCGTGACCTCGATCCCAGCCGCGATCGCCGTCTTCGCACTCGCCCGGCTGCCGGTGTTTCTCACCTATCTGGCGTTCGCGCTGATCGGCTCGCTGGCGCTCGGATTGCTGTTCAACGCCATGGCATAA
- a CDS encoding transcriptional regulator, whose protein sequence is MPRLTEDTAADALAALGNRTRLRLFRVLVKAGRGGMNVGDLQKRLSIPASTLAHHLASLHRAELITQERQGREVISVADYDAIQTLSAFLVEECCCGFADDAVDDVA, encoded by the coding sequence ATGCCGCGACTGACCGAAGACACCGCCGCCGACGCGCTTGCCGCTCTGGGCAACCGGACCCGCCTGCGCCTGTTCCGCGTGCTGGTGAAGGCCGGCCGCGGCGGTATGAATGTCGGCGACCTTCAGAAGCGCCTCTCAATTCCGGCCTCCACGCTCGCCCATCATCTGGCGAGCCTGCACCGGGCAGAGCTTATCACCCAGGAAAGGCAGGGCCGCGAAGTGATCAGCGTCGCCGACTATGACGCGATCCAGACCCTCAGCGCGTTTCTCGTCGAGGAATGCTGCTGTGGCTTCGCCGACGATGCGGTCGACGACGTCGCCTGA
- a CDS encoding formate--tetrahydrofolate ligase has translation MASGAAEKPQSDIEIARAAKKKPIWEIGENLGIDSDHLIPFGHDKAKVSADFIASLDGRPDGKLILVTAISPTPAGEGKTTTTVGLGDGLNRIGKKAMICLREPSLGPCFGMKGGAAGGGHAQVVPMEDINLHFTGDFHAITAAHNLLAAMIDNHIHWGNELGIDPRRVTWRRVMDMNDRSLRQIVSALGGVANGYPREAGFDITVASEIMAILCLSRDLADLQERLGNIVVGARSDKTPVTCRDIKADGAMTVLLQQAMQPNLVQTLENNPAFIHGGPFANIAHGCNSLVATKTALKLADYVVTEAGFGADLGAEKFFDIKCRKGDLKPDAAVIVATIRALKMNGGVARADLGPENVEAVVAGCENLGRHIANVKQFGVPVVVAINHFSADTEAEIEAVKTYCEEHSAEAILCRHWADGSAGTEDLARRVAEIADSGAAQFAPLYNDKMGLFAKIEDIATRIYRASEVLADKKIRDQLRAWEEQGHGDLPICMAKTQYSFSTDPNLRGAPTGHGVPIREVRLSAGAGFIVVICGEIMTMPGLPRHPSAEAIGLDADGQIEGLF, from the coding sequence ATGGCATCAGGCGCCGCCGAAAAACCGCAGTCCGACATCGAGATTGCGCGCGCCGCGAAGAAGAAGCCGATCTGGGAGATTGGCGAGAATCTCGGCATCGACAGCGACCACCTCATTCCCTTCGGCCACGACAAGGCCAAGGTGAGCGCCGATTTCATCGCCTCGCTCGACGGCCGCCCTGACGGCAAGCTCATTCTCGTCACCGCGATCAGCCCGACGCCCGCCGGCGAAGGCAAGACGACGACAACGGTCGGCCTCGGCGACGGCCTCAACCGTATCGGCAAGAAGGCGATGATCTGCCTGCGCGAGCCCTCGCTTGGCCCCTGCTTCGGCATGAAGGGCGGCGCGGCCGGCGGCGGCCATGCCCAGGTCGTGCCGATGGAAGACATCAACCTGCATTTCACCGGCGACTTCCACGCCATCACCGCCGCGCACAATTTGCTCGCCGCGATGATCGACAACCACATCCACTGGGGCAACGAACTCGGCATCGACCCGCGCCGGGTGACCTGGCGCCGCGTGATGGACATGAACGACCGCTCGCTGCGCCAGATCGTGTCCGCGCTTGGCGGCGTCGCCAACGGCTATCCGCGCGAGGCCGGTTTCGACATCACGGTCGCCTCCGAGATCATGGCGATCCTGTGCCTGTCGCGCGACCTCGCCGACCTGCAGGAGCGGCTCGGCAACATCGTCGTCGGCGCCCGCAGCGACAAGACGCCGGTCACCTGCCGCGACATCAAGGCCGACGGCGCCATGACCGTGCTGTTGCAGCAGGCCATGCAGCCGAACCTCGTTCAGACGCTGGAAAACAACCCCGCCTTCATCCATGGCGGCCCGTTTGCCAACATCGCCCATGGCTGCAACTCTTTGGTCGCGACGAAGACAGCGCTGAAACTCGCCGACTACGTCGTCACCGAAGCCGGCTTCGGCGCTGACCTCGGCGCTGAAAAGTTCTTCGACATCAAGTGCCGCAAGGGCGACCTGAAGCCCGATGCCGCCGTCATCGTCGCCACCATCCGCGCACTGAAGATGAACGGCGGCGTCGCGAGAGCCGACCTCGGCCCCGAGAACGTCGAAGCGGTCGTCGCCGGCTGCGAGAACCTCGGCCGCCACATCGCCAATGTGAAGCAGTTCGGCGTGCCGGTCGTCGTCGCCATCAACCATTTCAGCGCCGACACCGAAGCCGAAATCGAGGCGGTGAAGACCTATTGCGAGGAACACAGCGCGGAAGCGATCCTGTGCCGCCACTGGGCCGACGGCTCGGCCGGCACCGAAGATCTCGCCCGCCGGGTGGCCGAAATCGCCGATTCCGGCGCTGCCCAGTTCGCCCCGCTCTACAACGACAAGATGGGCCTGTTCGCCAAGATCGAGGACATCGCCACCCGCATCTACCGCGCCAGCGAAGTGCTCGCCGACAAGAAGATCCGCGACCAGCTGCGCGCCTGGGAGGAGCAGGGCCACGGCGATTTGCCGATCTGCATGGCCAAGACCCAGTACAGCTTCTCGACCGACCCGAACCTGCGCGGCGCCCCGACCGGCCACGGCGTGCCGATCCGCGAGGTCCGACTTTCCGCCGGCGCCGGCTTCATCGTCGTCATCTGCGGGGAGATCATGACCATGCCCGGCCTGCCGCGGCACCCGTCCGCCGAAGCGATCGGCCTCGACGCCGACGGCCAGATCGAAGGCCTGTTCTGA
- a CDS encoding AraC family transcriptional regulator — protein MAAGDKNAATQTGGIEPVRHFVFILIPDFTLMAFSSAVEPLRMANRVLKKEAYSWSVVTLDGQPVKASNGLSVVPDGSLADLKTGRLGFHRPDMVLVCSGVTVERLSSADLFGYLRRLHGQGVPIGGMCTSAWLLARAGLLEDRRCAIHWETLPSFAETFPDVEVQADLFEVEDNIYTCAGGTAAIDMMLHLVGEQLGPAVAERVSEQCIIDRVRKPQDRQRLPLNARVGVHNSKLLAMIELMESHLAEPLTLAQIADKTGLSRRHVERLFRQLLGRSPARYYLDLRLDRARHLLLQSDMSIVEVAIACGFVSASHFSKCYRELYGRSPQADRRQAGGSTAPDLIS, from the coding sequence ATGGCGGCAGGCGACAAGAACGCGGCAACGCAGACGGGCGGCATCGAACCGGTTCGGCATTTCGTCTTCATTCTCATCCCCGATTTCACCCTTATGGCGTTCTCGTCGGCGGTCGAGCCGTTGCGCATGGCCAACCGCGTTCTGAAGAAGGAAGCCTATTCCTGGTCGGTGGTCACGCTCGACGGCCAGCCGGTGAAGGCCTCGAACGGGCTCAGCGTCGTTCCCGACGGGTCGCTTGCCGATCTGAAGACCGGGCGGCTCGGCTTTCACAGACCCGACATGGTGCTTGTCTGCTCCGGCGTGACGGTTGAACGGTTATCGAGCGCCGATCTGTTCGGCTATCTGCGCAGACTGCATGGGCAAGGGGTGCCGATCGGCGGCATGTGCACCAGTGCGTGGCTTCTGGCGCGCGCGGGACTTCTGGAAGACCGGCGCTGCGCGATTCACTGGGAGACGCTGCCCTCCTTCGCCGAGACCTTCCCGGATGTGGAAGTGCAGGCGGATCTGTTCGAGGTCGAGGACAATATCTACACCTGCGCCGGCGGCACCGCGGCGATCGACATGATGCTGCATCTGGTCGGTGAGCAACTCGGCCCGGCGGTTGCCGAACGGGTCAGCGAGCAGTGCATCATCGACCGGGTGCGCAAGCCGCAGGACCGCCAGCGGCTGCCGCTCAACGCCCGGGTCGGCGTGCACAATTCGAAGCTTCTGGCGATGATCGAGCTGATGGAAAGCCATCTCGCCGAGCCGCTGACGCTTGCGCAGATCGCCGATAAGACGGGGCTGTCGCGGCGCCATGTGGAACGGCTGTTCCGTCAGCTTCTTGGTCGCTCGCCGGCGCGTTATTATCTCGATCTCAGGCTCGATCGGGCGCGCCACCTGTTGCTGCAGTCTGATATGTCGATCGTCGAGGTGGCGATTGCGTGTGGCTTCGTCTCGGCGTCGCATTTCTCCAAATGCTACCGCGAGCTCTATGGCCGTTCGCCGCAGGCAGACCGGCGTCAGGCCGGCGGCAGCACGGCTCCCGATCTGATCAGCTAG